The Helicoverpa zea isolate HzStark_Cry1AcR chromosome 2, ilHelZeax1.1, whole genome shotgun sequence DNA window CAACAcacaaattgcaaaaaaaacttattgtcAGGCTGGCCTGTTAGCTCTGGGAACAATATGCTGTATAGTTTTCACATTATACTGTTGACTTGATGTAAGTATATACATATACGTGTTAATGTTAGCTTCCACTCCGTTAGTCGCTGATGCAGATTGTGCCATATACCAATCTATTACCACCACTTAATCCTAAGAGCAAGTCCATCAAACAAATTATGTTTCAGGTAGGAATGAGCGAGTTCAAAGCATTAGATTATACAAATGATATTCGCCATCaagtaaataatacaaacaatcatcattccttaaaaaaatcatttaatagatgatcataataaactaaaaaaatcacAATATACGATAATAAGACAATTggagaagaaagaaaaaagtaaaaaaaaacatacatgaaACAGTAAAATGATGATAACAATATTTTCGTAAGGTTGTTGAAGAAATCTCTGAATCTGCTGGATGGAtattgaaaaccacattatttGCATCGAATTTGGAAAGTACCTAGTTTCCCCAACAGGTTGGTGAAACGAGACTACTATTattttacacaattttatttattttcacaaactatttgaattgtgtaaaaaaatataaaatttttatttcgatTGAAGCTATTGTCTTGTCAATTTTCAGCATTGACGAAAGCCATTAAGTGCTCGATGAAGTGCAGCAGTAGCCTCTATAATTTCTCTCAGTTTGTCAGCTCCAttaataatgaattttaaagCACTTAAATCATACGCGGCTCTATAAATTTCTTTGTTAAGATCTTCAGCTTTCATTGCAGCTTCACCGGCAGCTATGAACATTGCAGCTGGTGTTTCATAGGACGCTAAATCAGCTTTAATGCGCTGGTCAACTAATGCATTGCGTTTGTTGTCTTCCATGTCAGGGTCTGTGTCTTCTATCAGGTATActatctaaaatataaaaacaacacagTCAATGTGTTAGCGAAAATAACTGATAGCTGGGAGTCTTCAAATTGTAGGTACTTAGATAGGTTTCTTCTTAGCCAAGGTCGCTCCACTTTCAACCACATAATTGGTTACCCTGCCTTGAGACTTGACACGTGTGAACAtcgtacttacataaataacatGTTTCTAATTTACTCTTATCATTTTGGTAAAACTTCAGtaacatttttagggttccgtacccaaagggtaaaacgggaccctattgttttcgctcctctgtccgtccgtccgtccgtccgtccgtctgtcaccaggctgtatctcattaaccgtgatagttagagagctgaaattttcacagatgatgtatttctgttgccgctatagcaataaatactgaaaactagaataaaataaatattttggattttttttgctaatttttgctctggtacggaacccttcgtgagcgagtccgactcgcacttggccggttttttaatttttggctTGACAATTTGAGCAACTTTcgaatttctcggttttcaaagcATTTGAGCTTGACTGAGAGTctagaaaaagttttttttaatgatagtcatactaactttttttaatttctgttgTAAAGTTGTCATTAGATCAGCAAGTTCATCTACTGCGGCTTGTGGGTTAGCGAACCCCTCGAGCGCCGAGCTGTTGACGAGTTTCACGTATTCTTCATTATACTTCGTAACACTAAAAAATACAATAGTtttagtcacaaaaaaaaacaataatctcAGTGTATAATGAATAAGTTTTCACGTAAGTACTTAGTTAACTTACACACAGCCAGATCTCGCTCGAGCTGCAGTGTTAATAAAGTACAATATTGCAGCAAAATGTCGTTGAGGACTGTCCAGGTACGGTATGTCGTCCAACAGGGGTCTAAAACAAGATTGTATATGAACTTCCGACGTTCTAGTCTTTATCTGACTTCAGATCGAATTCCagtccagcggggcccagcagggccaaggcctgccggggctgcgggttgttcaaaagagataccgcggccctggtacataaaaggcctatgacggaacacgacggtttttagtcagtaagagtctgacactccctcaccgctgctaacccacagcgggaggggtcatttgatgatttttaacgtcggaaaaaaaaaaaaaaaaaaaaaagatcgaaTTCCagccacggcagctgttctcaacGAAGACGTATTAGTGCACAAGCGTTTGCACAGACAGATGCACCCTCGGTTCCCTCACTCCCGCAAGATGTTgagacggcaatccaacacgagcAAAGGAAGATGTGGCGCGGACCTGACGGCTTGACGGGTTTAGTTCATCCTACTCTGATCATGATGGTGTACCTAAAACCTTTTTGAATGGAAATAATTAAGACAAACAAACGAGGGTTGCttcatatttatgttatttaacaATTTTCAATACGTACAAGACCTCTTCCACGACTATTTCACCTTCCGTATACATGGCTGTCAGATGTTGGAGGtacggcggcgcgggcgcagcgttATCAGCTACCACGCATGCGCAAACGCAGAACAAAACTAACAGTTGCGTTATCATTGTGATCTGAAAATTTTGGGACATTATTTTCAGTAAATTGTGAAGTATGTCGCTTATTTGGTAATATTAGACCTTTAATttgctaaaaaaaatatgaaatttcgCTGTCAGGATCCTCAATGAGGAGTTGAGTTGGCGGCATTTTAAATGTAAGGGCCTGATATATCCAAATATTTAatcttaatttaatattgtaaaatatgtgaaagtgactctgtattgtttatttgtaaaatagctGACGCTACAGATGCATATAGGCAACTTTTTTTGCGGTGAGCAGGATTCTGGGGACCCAGTGAAACTGCGGTTTGATACGATACGAATAGCGAGTTAGATAAAAAGACAATATTAGCGAGTTAGGTAAACTGGAGCCATTGATAGTCTCCTGTTAACAGTTAACTTACAAATTTTcttgttaattataattaaaaatcacATTATTTATATTGCTCATTATATGTGACGAATTTATGTACAATAGTGAGATTAACCACAGGAtgtttatagttatttattattaatcggCGTGCAGAATTTTAATCAACTATCGAGAAAAGTACGGAAAATCACAAAATCTTTACAGTTTATGCAAATCTGAGGTTTTCTTGGGAAAACCACTGTAGAGAAGACAAATATGATACAAAGTACCTAGGAAAGTTATAACAATTCTGGCGAtacagcgtttttttttttagaagataATTAACAGAATATAAAAGTTGGAATTTATTGcgttttatttcatcatcataataattacttacgtatttacatttaattaaaaactattctattaaacaaaactaaaaggCATCAAAAAATTCGTCGCCATCGCTGTCGACCgagagcgtacccaagaggctggcaacattacctcgttggatcgccatactgatcctttgtccgaggtaatagccagccttgtGGTCACAataagcgtcaaccagccgccttgagagttatttaaataaaatgtgggcattcggaccccacgacccgagggtttcaaccccaaacgattggaaaattaaaaaaatacttaatatcaTTGACATATAATACAGTGTGGGTATTTCTCTCAACGGTCTATAACAACTATCTTGTATTTGGTCATactttattcgtattgataaaaGCGATACAGCCAACATATGCAGGCCAATTGCGGGCAAATGATACATGATTTTTGAATAGCCAAACcttaaaaaaactacttttaaaatcacTTCAAAGCAAGAGCAATTTTAcatttagtttaaaatattttaatgaagagCTCGTGACGAGAAAAAGCGCGGATCAATCGAACATAAGGTTAGGCAACGCTTGGCGCTTGTTTTTAAGGCACGATAAACGGTCGACATCTTTAATGACAGTCATTACAggcagccagtaagtctgacaaccagtcttgccttGGGTCATTGGGTAGCCTACTTAACTGGGATGagaaagtcagataggcagtcgctccttgtaaaacactggtactccgcAGCTACcgattagattggaagccgTCGACGACGTTCAACTTCTAGTGAAAAGTAAAGAATTTTGTACAGTTACGGTAAATATAGAAGTTAAGGCtatacttttttgaaaaataatattcagaaccaaaaataaactacaacaaTTCAGgcaaaagtatttatttcatgtagaaGACAAAAAATACTGTTcacaaataattttacaacaGATGCTAATTACGAAAGGATTTTAATAGCAGCCAACTAATCCACTCCAGGTTTTGAGCGATCGATAAACATTAGCAGTCTTCTCAATAGCATCTTTAAGCACGTTTTCTTTATCCTCAACTGCGAATGTAGTTGTGGTGTAGTTCTGTGCTGTTTCCAGTAAGAAgggatttattttatctaatgcTTGTGCAGCTGCACCGACAGCCAGGTATACGTCATTTTCCTTCTCAAGATTCTGCTTCAATGTAATGCCTTCGGCTATTAACTCATTAGCATGTTCTAAAGATTCCTCCTTTAAATATGGTTCAAC harbors:
- the LOC124643804 gene encoding uncharacterized protein LOC124643804, whose product is MITQLLVLFCVCACVVADNAAPAPPYLQHLTAMYTEGEIVVEEVLPLLDDIPYLDSPQRHFAAILYFINTAARARSGCVVTKYNEEYVKLVNSSALEGFANPQAAVDELADLMTTLQQKLKKIVYLIEDTDPDMEDNKRNALVDQRIKADLASYETPAAMFIAAGEAAMKAEDLNKEIYRAAYDLSALKFIINGADKLREIIEATAALHRALNGFRQC